DNA from Tripterygium wilfordii isolate XIE 37 chromosome 4, ASM1340144v1, whole genome shotgun sequence:
GCTACAGATTCCAAAAGCTGACGTCCAAATTCCCGAACAAGATCCACAGGAAAAGGTGAGTACTTATTTCTCTTTAGAAAATCAAATAAACTTGGTCCAAGCTTCTCAAACACCTGGTAACACCATTAAAATGCATTGAAGGAATGTTTCCGTTTAGTTCCCACTTTTATAGCAATGTTACATGGACAAATCATAATCACAATACAGACGACAAGCCCTATTTACCATACAGGAATCAACCAGCACAATCAATAGAAGGGAAATCCAACTTAGTAAAAGCATGAGGCCATGCATATCTAGGAAAAAGtaaaatgaacaacaaattaAGCACTACAACATAGGAATAGAGAATTGGATATTAGAACTCAATCCATTAACAGTAAAGAGAATGGGAAAGTTAGCTGCAAGTCACCAAGCCGCCAGCAACTATAGCACTACAAAAGGcaaagttgaattctcaatccATAAAAACCTACAATGCAGAAATAATGGCTGCAAAGGCATGATAAAAAGAAAACTGGGTGGAATAATAGTAGAATGCTTACAATGCAAATGTGATTGCGGTAATCAAACCAGCTTCGTATCTGCACACAGCTGCACAAAGAATCAAGATGACTCTGAGAACCTAACCAAGAGACAAAAATCAGTATAACTTCCACCATCCAAATCAGATATTGATACCGTGAGACACCACTGTCATTCTTGGTAAGATGTTGAAGTATATCAACTTCAGTCATTGCTGCTTCGCGATACTTGCGTATACTTCGCACTACTTTGATTGCCACATGCTCACGAGTTTGACGATCCCAACATTCCAAAACTCGGCCAAAGGTGCCTACAACACTAGTAATTTGCTAAGGGCTCAACCTGAATCACAAAAGTACAAGTCTTGTAGACAACGAGGTACTCGGCGGCTAACCTTCACCCATCTTGCTGAGTATTTTATCtgttaagaaaacaaaatttcccTTGTCAGATTTCAAAGAGCATATAGAAAGACTGAAATAAAAtattcttaaaagtataactatgCGTAAAATCTAAAagtcaaataattaaaataagcTATCAATACGACAAAAACTCGAATCATGTTCATATGACAATTAAAGTGTGGACATAAGCAAGAAATACTAACTGCtgcaaaaaagaaggaaaaacattCTAAGACAGCGGGAGTTTATGGGACCAAAAATACAATAACCTACATCAATACAATGTTCTACACAAAGGATCTAATTGGGAGAAACACGAAGATCCTATGAATCAACAATACAGAacataatctatatatatataaaagacaaCAATCAAGCTCCACAAGATAGAGAGACGGAGGAAAGGGCAGGCACTCACATCTAGACGTGAGATTTTCTCCAAGCGCGAAGACGTAATGGCCATCGCGATCATCATCCCTTCTCGGCGGCGATACATGCCTCGCCGATGCCACGCCGTTCCCAAGCACCAGAGCCCGTTGCGCCTACAAACCATGACCATCCAGGTCAGATTATCAAAACCCGTACTTTCACAATTCATAGTTTCATATACCCATAAATCGATCCCTTGCTCCCTTTCTCTCTTGCGATTCCCTTCGCTTTCAAAAAACCCCAACTCTAATCGAACCAACCTCTGGTACTGTTTCTGTTGCTGCCACGTCCCACACGAGCCGAGGTCGTTTCCTGACTCGCTCCTTCTCCATCCTCTCAATTTCACCAGAACTATGCGATTCCGTATACCTATATAAATCTGTAACAAACAAATAATTCTAACAAAATTTCCAGGAAAGTTAGGGCTTCATTAACTTTAATCGAATCTGATGAGAGGAGAATAGATTAGGGAAGAGATGCTGGGATGTATTCTTGTCGGACAGAAGAAATTAGGGTTTCATTTGATGTTCTTCCTTGCGCGGATATATGGATTTTCTATTTTGAGAGTGAAATCACCCATGGGCCGAAGAGTAAAGGCATTTACCATTGAATTGGGCTTGTAAAGCCATTTTCTGAAAGCCCAATGTGAGGCTTTTCTAAAGCTCAATATTCCGAGGCCCGACCACATGAAAACTTTAGCCCAGCTCATTGTGGTCCATACCGTAGTAACTACATAGTAGCAACACCATTGCCTCACTATTATGTTTCCACTTTTTTCCACACGACTCTAATCACAGAATAAAAGCAGTCCATAGTTTCATTGAAACCGTCCAATTGGTTTCTTCTTTTCCGCCCTAGTAGGCGTTGAAGCCACGCGACAAGCACGATGCCCTTCAGCCCTTATATAAAAGAGTAAAAGACTAAAGAGGGAGCGAAGGTGGTAAGGCATCTGTCTCAAGATTCGCTTTTGGTCAGCAGCATAGCAGAGATGCAGTCACTGCAAGAGAAGGCCTCACAGTGGAGTGGAGTTGACCAGGCCGATGCCTTCGCCATTGACAGCACCAACTTGTTCGAGAAACTCGGGCTCCAAACCTTCATCAATCTCTCCACCAATTTCTACACCAGGTAAAATATGTACGTGAATTGTTATGTGTATGTATGATTTGTGGTTTCATTCATTGTAATTCAGCTCAAATGTTGAAAAATGTACTGTATGTTATTTGGTTAGTGAAGATTGATTGATGAAATCTTTTCAGTTTAATAACTTCGATCACTTGATGTTGAATTTGGTGAGTTGCTGATTAGTCTTGGTATGGGTGGTTTGTGTTGCTTGTTAtttgaaattagggtttttgatgACGAAGAAGCGTGGTTTAGGTCAATTTTTGCAAATTCGAAGAAAGAGGAAGCGATCCAGAACCAATACGAGTTTTTCGTTCAGAGGATGGGAGGACCACCTCTGTATTCTCAGCGGAAAGGTTTGGcaatcaattttcaaattgtttCAATTCCTTAGCGtctgtttttatttaattattgctGCTAAAATCCATACTTGGTTGTGGCCTTTACCCCCATCCATTGAAATAATTTAGATAGTTCTACTGATGTTTCTTCTTGCCAACATGAATATTGGGTGAGATTGAGAAGCCAAACATGTGTTTCTGATCTTTATTCCATATTTGTCCTAATCAACCACTGG
Protein-coding regions in this window:
- the LOC119997160 gene encoding two-on-two hemoglobin-3 produces the protein MQSLQEKASQWSGVDQADAFAIDSTNLFEKLGLQTFINLSTNFYTRVFDDEEAWFRSIFANSKKEEAIQNQYEFFVQRMGGPPLYSQRKGHPALIGRHKPFPVTHQAAERWLHHMQQALDTTPDIDADTKVKMMNFFRHTAFFLVAGNELKNQNQPVSCKHGASKPATAV